From Carassius auratus strain Wakin chromosome 10, ASM336829v1, whole genome shotgun sequence, a single genomic window includes:
- the vps37bb gene encoding VPS37B subunit of ESCRT-I b, producing the protein MSGFENRLQSYSSTQLNELLEDDDKLRGMVREMEEMQDMQQNKELTIASNRSLAEQNLNLQPELDHQKIQLTKRYCCLQDLHESYQLRRSTLGNSSLDTLLALLQTEGAKIEEETENMADSFLDGSLPLDSFIDDYQSKRTLAHLRRVKIDKLREMVLKGVHLPQGSSTDPSQPQETHNSSAPFQRLANGSPAHVRPAPTSQASAMPYNPQSTSAPLPNTVPSYSCPHPQALPQEPGAGLPPRAGFIIQ; encoded by the exons ATGTCCGGCTTCGAGAACAGACTGCAGTCGTACTCTTCCACACAGCTGAACGAACTGCTGGAGGACGATGACAAGCTCCGGGGAATGGTCCGGGAGATGGAGGAG ATGCAGGACATGCAGCAGAATAAAGAGCTGACGATCGCCAGTAACCGCAGCCTGGCGGAGCAGAACCTCAACCTGCAGCCTGAACTGGACCATCAGAAGATCCAGCTGACCAAACGCTACTGCTGTTTACAAGATCTGCACGAGTCCTACCAGCTCCGCAGGTCCACGCTAG GTAACAGTTCACTTGACACATTGTTGGCTCTTTTGCAAACCGAGGGAGCCAAGATCGAAGAAGAAACAGAG AACATGGCCGATTCATTCTTGGACGGGTCCTTGCCCCTGGACAGCTTTATTGATGACTACCAGAGCAAGAGGACGCTGGCACATCTGAGGCGTGTGAAGATCGATAAGCTCCGGGAGATGGTGCTGAAGGGGGTTCATCTTCCTCAGGGTTCCTCTACTGATCCTTCACAACCTCAGGAGACCCATAACTCCAGCGCACCTTTCCAAAGGCTAGCTAATGGATCTCCAGCTCACGTAAGACCAGCACCAACATCTCAAGCATCAGCTATGCCTTACAACCCTCAGAGCACCAGTGCTCCTCTGCCCAACACGGTGCCATCATATTCATGTCCACACCCACAAGCACTTCCTCAAGAGCCCGGTGCTGGTCTTCCCCCGCGGGCAGGTTTTATAATACAATGA
- the LOC113110331 gene encoding tubulin alpha chain-like produces MHQPHPPHWSDRIIDICLPAFDGALNVDLTEFQTNRFRSQVGINYQLPTVVPGGKLAKVQRAVCMLSNTTAIAEAWARLDHKFDPMEKVWRRVSLQRPVKIKLLHEKDYEEVGVDTPEGEGEEGEEEI; encoded by the coding sequence ATGCACCAACCTCATCCACCTCATTGGTCAGATCGTATCATCGATATTTGCCTCCCAGCATTCGACGGAGCTCTCAATGTTGATCTGACAGAGTTCCAAACCAACCGCTTTCGTTCTCAAGTTGGTATCAACTACCAGTTGCCGACTGTGGTTCCAGGAGGCAAGCTGGCCAAAGTTCAAAGGGCAGTCTGCATGTTGAGCAACACCACAGCCATCGCTGAGGCCTGGGCACGTCTGGATCACAAGTTTGATCCAATGGAGAAGGTATGGAGGAGGGTGAGTTTACAGAGGCCCGTGAAGATTAAGTTGCTCCACGAGAAAGATTACGAAGAGGTGGGAGTCGACACTCCCGAAGGAGAAGGTGAAGAGGGAGAAGAAGAAATATGA
- the sec14l7 gene encoding SEC14-like protein 2: MSGRVGDLSPKQTGALAQFREKIADVLDQLPNQTDHYLLRWLRARSFNVPKSEAMIRKHLEFRKHMKVDTIIDDWKPPEVIERYVAGGFCGYDREGSPIWYDIIGPLDPKGLLLSASKQDCLRTKVRDAELLRRECEKQSKKLGKYIESITIIYDCEGLGMKHLWKPAVEMYGEILTMFEENYPESLKKVLLIKAPKLFPIAYNLVKHFLREETRQKIAVLGSNWKEVLRSYVDADQLPAVYGGSMTDPDGDPLCKTMLCYGGVVPKSYYVRDSIKMKYDQCITISRGSSYQLDYEVLFPNCVLRWQFASEGSDIGFGLFLKTKGNETKKVEAMQAILPTERYNSHLVPEDGSYTCEEPGIYVVWFDNTYSVLHSKKVSFTVDVLLPEGQTEKQA, encoded by the exons ATGAGCGGACGAGTAGGAGACCTCAGTCCCAAACAAACTGGGGCTTTAGCACAG TTTCGGGAGAAAATAGCAGATGTGTTGGATCAACTGCCCAATCAGACTGACCATTATCTGCTCCGGTGGCTCAGGG CTAGAAGCTTCAATGTCCCAAAATCTGAGGCGATGATTAGAAAG CATCTGGAGTTTCGCAAGCATATGAAAGTAGACACCATCATTGACGACTGGAAGCCACCTGAG GTCATTGAGCGCTATGTGGCAGGCGGATTCTGTGGCTATGATCGTGAAGGAAGTCCTATCTGGTACGATATCATTGGCCCTCTTGATCCAAAGGGCCTTTTACTGTCAGCTAGCAAACAAGACTGCCTGAGGACCAAAGTCAGAGATGCTGAACTTCTACGACGAGAGTGTGAGAAGCAGTCTAAAAAG CTTGGCAAGTATATTGAATCAATCACCATCATTTATGACTGTGAGGGGCTTGGCATGAAGCATCTTTGGAAGCCTGCCGTTGAGATGTATGGTGAG ATTCTGACCATGTTTGAAGAGAACTATCCAGAAAGCCTAAAAAAGGTGCTTTTAATCAAAG CCCCTAAACTCTTCCCTATTGCATATAACTTGGTCAAACACTTCTTGCGTGAGGAAACACGGCAGAAGATTGCTGTGCTGGGTT CCAACTGGAAAGAGGTGCTGAGGAGCTATGTGGATGCAGATCAGTTACCTGCGGTATATGGGGGATCCATGACTGATCCTGATGGAGACCCTCTCTGTAAAACCATG TTATGTTATGGTGGTGTAGTGCCGAAGTCTTACTATGTGCGCGACTCTATCAAAATGAAGTATGACCAGTGCATCACTATTAGCCGTGGCTCATCATACCAGCTAGATTATGAGGTGCTCTTTCCAAACTGCGTACTAAG ATGGCAGTTTGCGAGCGAGGGGTCTGATATCGGTTTTGGACTTTTCCTGAAGACGAAAGGGAATGAGACTAAAAAAGTAGAAGCCATGCAGGCAATACTGCCGACCGAACGTTACAATTCCCACCTCGTTCCAGAAGATGGGTCCTACACCTGCGAGGAGCCGGGAATCT ATGTGGTTTGGTTTGACAACACTTACAGTGTGCTACATTCAAAGAAGGTCAGCTTCACTGTGGATGTGCTTCTACCTGAAGGACAAACAGAAAAACAGGCATAA